In the Hordeum vulgare subsp. vulgare chromosome 7H, MorexV3_pseudomolecules_assembly, whole genome shotgun sequence genome, one interval contains:
- the LOC123407501 gene encoding mechanosensitive ion channel protein 10-like — protein sequence MDPSNASGKEKRPDAANGDVVLIMPPEQPQQQRPTAADAPKTPPNPEKPPPTPTSAAAPPRPHLPNPEKPPQSPARPPLPPAQGALLRRRSSLSKPKSRFVEPPTPPAPSSHPSPAHPASTTQTPRPISTPQTPGEGDDDDDVFRKDGAPTAASAAKCRSRACISLELAVLVLFLALLVVSLVARPLKGYFVWGLEIWKWCVMVITVFSGHLVSQWFIAFIVFLIERNFLLRNKVLYFVFGLKNSVQACLWIGLVLIAWSQLFDQEQLGRTAKTAKILNYVSRFLASVLIAAVIWVIKTFIMKAIASTFHRKAFFDRIQESLFHQYVLQTLSGPPLMELAENVGREPSGRVSLSRAKEEKGTPKVIDVVKLRKMKQERISAWTMKGLITAIRSSRLSTISQSIESFHEFDETEQKDKEINSEWEAKAAANAIFKNVARPGYKHIEELDLLRFFNREEAALVLPMFEGASETGKIKRSALKNWVVSAYLDRKSLAHSLNDTKTAVSQLHSLIRILVLIVIIIITLLLMGIATTKILVVISSQLLVVVFIFGNACKTVFEALIFVFIMHPFDVGDRCVIDGIQMVVEEMNILTTVFLKNDNEKVYYPNSALSTMPISNFYRSPDMYDTIDFAIDVKTSMESIAALKSRIKGYLESKPTRWHPIHTVNLKDILDVNKINMALCAQHTMNFQNIREKSIRRSELVMELKKIFEEMAISYQLLPQKVELSYVGTKPLPVNVSQGR from the exons ATGGATCCGTCCAACGCCAGTGGTAAAGAAAAACGCCCGGACGCAGCCAACGGCGACGTCGTCCTCATCATGCCGCCGGAGCAGCCGCAGCAGCAGCGCCCCACGGCGGCCGACGCGCCCAAAACCCCGCCAAACCCCGAGAAGCCGCCGCCGACGCCGACATCGGCGGCGGCCCCGCCGCGCCCGCATCTCCCCAACCCCGAGAAGCCGCCGCAGAGCCCCGCGCGCCCGCCCCTGCCCCCCGCCCAGGGCGCGCTGCTCCGCCGCCGCTCCTCGCTCTCCAAGCCCAAATCCCGCTTCGTGGAGCCGCCGACCCCTCCGGCCCCCTCCTCCCACCCGTCCCCGGCCCACCCGGCCTCCACCACCCAGACCCCTCGCCCCATCTCCACCCCGCAGACCCcgggcgagggcgacgacgacgacgacgtcttcCGCAAGGACGGcgcgcccaccgccgcctccgccgccaaGTGCCGCAGCAGGGCCTGCATCTCGCTCGAGCTCGCCGTGCTCGTCCTCTTCCTCGCGCTGCTCGTCGTCAGCCTCGTGGCGCGCCCGCTCAAGGGCTACTTCGTGTGGGGGCTGGAGATCTGGAAGTGGTGCGTCATGGTCATCACCGTCTTCTCCGGCCACCTCGTCAGCCAATGGTTCATCGCCTTCATCGTCTTCCTCATCGAGCGCAACTTCCTGCTCCGCAACAAGGTGCTCTACTTCGTCTTTGGGCTCAAGAACAGCGTGCAGGCCTGCCTCTGGATTGGTCTTGTGCTCATCGCCTGGTCTCAGCTCTTCGACCAGGAGCAGCTGGGCCGCACGGCTAAGACTGCCAAGATCCTCAACTACGTCTCCAGATTCCTCGCCTCCGTGCTCATCGCTGCGGTTATCTGGGTGATCAAGACATTTATCATGAAGGCCATCGCGTCCACGTTCCACCGGAAGGCCTTCTTTGACCGGATCCAGGAGAGTCTGTTCCATCAGTACGTGCTGCAGACTCTCTCGGGCCCTCCATTGATGGAGCTCGCGGAGAATGTCGGCCGGGAGCCAAGTGGGCGGGTGAGCTTAAGCAGGGCCAAGGAGGAGAAAGGAACGCCTAAGGTGATTGATGTCGTGAAACTGAGGAAGATGAAGCAGGAGAGGATCTCAGCTTGGACGATGAAAGGGCTCATCACGGCAATCCGAAGCTCAAGGCTTTCAACAATATCTCAAAGTATCGAGAGCTTTCATGAGTTTGATGAAACGGAACAAAAAGATAAGGAGATAAACAGTGAGTGGGAGGCCAAGGCAGCAGCCAATgccattttcaaaaatgttgcaaggcccgGCTACAA GCACAttgaggagctggatttgctgagATTTTTCaacagggaggaggcagccttggtgcTTCCAATGTTTGAAGGGGCATCAGAGACGGGGAAGATAAAGCGATCTGCCTTAAAAAATTGGGTG GTAAGCGCATACCTCGACCGCAAGTCACTAGCGCATTCTCTGAATGACACAAAAACTGCAGTTAGCCAACTTCACAGTCTCATCAGAATTCTAGTACTCATTGTAATCATCATTATCACTCTGTTGTTGATGGGCATTGCCACGACCAAGATCCTAGTTGTCATCTCATCCCAGCTTCTTGTCGTGGTCTTCATATTTGGAAATGCCTGCAAGACTGTATTTGAGGCCCTTATATTTGTTTTCATCATGCATCCGTTTGATGTTGGGGACCGCTGTGTTATTGATGGAATACAG ATGGTTGTCGAAGAAATGAATATATTAACCACTGTTTTCTTGAAGAATGATAATGAGAAGGTATATTATCCGAACTCTGCATTGTCTACAATGCCAATCAGCAACTTCTACCGAAGCCCTGACATGTATGACACCATCGACTTCGCTATTGATGTTAAAACCTCAATGGAGAGCATCGCAGCTTTGAAATCCAGAATCAAAGG GTACTTGGAGAGCAAACCTACACGCTGGCACCCTATCCACACGGTAAACCTGAAGGACATCTTGGACGTGAACAAGATCAACATGGCCCTGTGTGCCCAGCACACGATGAACTTTCAGAATATCCGGGAGAAGAGCATCAGGAGGTCTGAGCTTGTGATGGAGCTAAAGAAGATATTCGAGGAGATGGCCATTAGCTACCAACTTCTGCCTCAAAAGGTCGAGCTTAGCTATGTCGGCACAAAGCCGCTGCCCGTGAATGTTTCTCAAGGCAGGTAG